CTTTCTTGGCTTCTCTCACACGCTCAAACTGCCCAAGGTTACTCATTCTGCTTTCAGATCTAGATCTTGCACTTCTTCCACTACCTTCAGTTATCACTGAACCACCAACAGGTTCGCCTCCTTGTGCTGCTGAGCCGCTAGATCCAACGCTAGTGTCAGCCGATGATGCTGCTTCTTCCCCCTTTTCTGGTGCTCCATTCTTTGATTCTTCTTTAGATCGCGATGATTGTGGCATCTCTGACTTGCTCCTTCTACGAGATGCAACTGCAGTAGAAGAATTGATGCTAGGTGAATCTGATCCAGAATCACTACTAGGCGAAGCGGTTCTAGGAGGCAAAGCCTTAAAACTCTTTTGTAGCTCGGCATAAACAATCTTTTCTGCTAAGGTTAGTTTTGGTAGTTCAGTTAGTTCTGGTAGTTCAAATGGAGGAATTTCACTAAAACTTATTTTTTCTTGAAAATCTAATCCTAATTGTTGTGACACGGAAGTTACAAATTCTCTATATTCATCATTTTTCCCATATGATTTTAATTCAAAACAATCTCTTACAACAGCTATTTTACGCCAATCATCTACATATTTCTTATAGCTTTCTTGAACCTCAGTTACTTTTTGCTCACTTCCTAGCTGCTCAAATAATTTTAATCTAAGACTTATTTCTGAAATAATATAATGATCACTTGCTTCTGGTGCTACCGCTTCTTCTGATGCTGCCTCCCCTTTTCGTGATATGCTATTTAAAAAATTAAGTTTTTTCTGCATTCTAAACATATAAAACTCTAAATCTTTGAGCTTTTCCCCCATGCTAAACTCATGCCTATCTCCCCTAGAAGCACCTGCTTTCAAAAAACTATGGCTACAATGCACACCTTCTATTTTACCCTCTTCTCGTCTAATAAGTAGAACATCTTCTACACTAGTGCTATTATCTACACCAGTATCTAACCCTCTGTCTCGTGCAATTTCTTGTAATGATTCCAGTTTTGGTTTACATTGTGTAATAATCTCATCAAGATCATAATTTACACTTTCACTCTTACGAAATCTAAAACTTTTTCCAATGCTTTTTAAATGTCTCGCCAAATCTTGAAGCTCAATAACAGAGCGATAAGCATTGTTGTATAATCCTGCTGCATATTCTAGTGCTGCTGCCTTATCTGCTTCTGCCTTTGCTGCTGCTGCTTCTCTTTCTCTTGTTAGTTCTAGTGCTGTTGCCTGATCTGCTTCTGCCTTTGCTGCTGCTTCTTCTAGTGCTGCTGCCTTATCTGCTTCTGCCTTTGCTGCTGCATCTTCAGCTTCAGTACATTTTTCAAATAATGAACGCTGAGCTTGTCTGATTTTATTTAACTTATTAAGCAATGATTTAAAAGCTCTATCTTGTTTTTCAGTATTTATAGCAAGCTGCTCAGCTGCTGATCCAGATCCTCTATTACTTACACTTTTTGGCATTAATCCTCCTTTAATGTCGTTAAATAATTTCTAAATATTTACGAAGAAAAACAACTTATACTAGGTTTTTAAAGTAAAACTCGCTTTTTTTAGCTTTTTTGTATATATTTAGCAATTTCTTTTACTATAATAACATATTTTTATCTTATTACAAAGGTTTTTATGTATTAAATATAATTAAAATTTAAAATAGAGGGGTTGCATCAATAATTTTTATAAATAAAATAGAATAAAATTTACTTGGTTTCAGTGCAAAATAAAAAATTATTACTACTTAGCTTAATATTAGCTTTTATTACAGCCTGCTCAAATAACAATAATAATAACTTTAGCAAATATAAAAATAAATTACAGCAACAAACTATAAAACTAGGCTATAATGTAGAATTTACTAATAATATCTTTAGTAAAATTCATTTTGATGACTCATATAGTTTTAACGATCAAAAACAATTTACTAAAAAACAAAGCTTTAACCAATATTATAACAATGCTGTAAATAATCTGCGTATTAAAAAAGCCAAAAATAAATTACAAGAACATCATAACTTGCTTAATAATATTTTCACAAAATATCAGGTGCAACCAGAATATATTATAGCGTTATTTGCGATTGAAAGTAATTTTGGGACAAAAACGGGCGATTTCCCTGTGCTAAATTCATTATTTAATTTAGCCTATGAAGGAAGAAGGAGAAAGTTTTTTGAATATGAGTTTTTTGCCGCACTAAAATTAATTAAAGAAAATAAGCTCAACCCTAATAAATATGAAGGCTCATGGGCAGGAGCAAGCGGTCAATGTCAATTTATGCCCTCTACCTATCTTAAATATGCTTCAGACTATAACCTTGATGGAAAAAGAGATATCTGGCATGATAAAGAAGATGTTTTTGCCTCTATCGCAAATTATCTACATCAGATAAATTGGAACCCAAACTTACCCTTTGGTTACGAAATAATTGCAAGCCCTGAATTAATCTCTTATAGCAAAAAAATAAAAAATAAAAAAATCTCTCTAGCAACTCTTACCAAAAAATTTCCCATCAACATAATCCAAAAAACTAAATTCAATCAAATTGAATTAACAGAAAAAGTTAATTTAATTACCTATGATGGAAGATTATTTATTTTATTTAATAATTTCCATGTCATAAAAGAATGGAATAATTCTAATTATTTTGCCCTTACTATTGGCTTACTTGCAGAAAAAATAAAATGATAAAAATTTTTTTAACTATAATAATCTTATGCTCATCTAATCAGCTGCATGCTGCTTATAAAGGGCATTTTAAAATAGGTAAACCATATCAAATATTTGATCAATGGTATTACCCAGAAGCTAATGTAAATTACGAAGAAATCGGAGTAGCCTCTTGGTATGGACCTAAATTTAATCGAAAAAAAACTGCAAATGGTGAAATATTTAAAAAACATCACATTAGTGCAGCTCATCCAACCCTACCCCTTCCCTCAATTGTAGAAGTGCTAAATCTAGAAAATGGTAAAACTCTTATAGTCAGAATAAATGATCGAGGACCCTTTGCCAAAGACCGCATAATTGACCTGTCCGAAAAAGCCGCTAAAAAATTAGAATTTAAAGAACAAGGTACCACCCTGGTAAAAGTAAATTTTCTTAAAAAAGAAACTAATGAACTTCATCAAAAACTTTTTGGTAAAATTATGCTAAAAAGTCACCCAGAAAATATAGCTGAAAACCACTCTTTAAGTGAAGCAAATAAATTATAACCATATGCAAAAATATTTTATAACCAGTACTGGTACAGAAATTGGCAAAACTTACTTTATTTGCTCCCTGATTAAAAAATTAATTGCAGAAAAAAATACAGTTAAAGCTATAAAGCCAATTATTACAGGACTTGATTTTTCAGAGCTAACAAATTCAGATTCAGCACAAATTTTAAACTCTCTAGGGCAAAAAATTACTAAAGAAAATATCTTAAATATCTCGCCTTTTTATTATAATGTTGCAGACTCACCAGATAGTGCCGCCCTAATTCAAGCAAAAAATTATTTAAATTATAATAAAATTTTAGATTTTTGTAGCTCGTTTCTAAATAATCATAATAAAGATTACGCCCTAATAGAAGGAATTGGAGGTATTATGGTGCCTATAAATCAACATAAAACCATTCTAAACCTTATTAAAGACCTTAATATTGAAATTATTCTAGTAATCGGTAATTATCTAGGCTCTAGAAGCCATAGCCTTAATGTTATTGAACTTTGCCAATTACATAATATTAAAATTCATAAAATTATGCTAAATAACTTTCCTAATGATTTAACTAATGCACAAAATATTCAAAAATCTTTGACCAACTTTTATGCAAACCAAATCGATATTTTTAACTAATTTAAAAATATTTTAGCATAGGTTAAGCAAAATTAACTAACTTAAATTATGCTAAAATAGCACTTATTACTTTAAATTTCTAAGACTAAATCAAATTTAAATATAAATTAAATAGTAAAATATCTTGTATTTTTAACTAAATTATAAATTCTTAATTAATTTTTCAGCTATCTGTATAGTGTTTAAAGCTGCTCCCTTTCTTAAATTATCTGCAACACACCAAAAAGCCAAACCATGCTTTACAGTTGGGTCAATACGCACACGCGAAATATATGTGGCATCTTCTTTGACCACTTCAACCGGTGTAATATAACCACCATCTTCCCTGCGATCTGCCAGCATAATACCCTCAGCTGACTCAAAAGCATCATAAGCTTGTGTCAATGAAATTTCATCTGCAAACTCAACATGTATCGCTTCAGCGTGACCAACAAAAATTGGACATCTAACACATGTTGCCACAACCTCTATGTCATCCGATAAGATTTTTTTAGTTTCATGCATCATTTTCCACTCCTCCTTAGTGAAACCATCATCCATAAAAACATCTATGTGAGGTATAACATTAAAAGCTATCTGCTTAGTAAATTGTTTAGGAGCTCTTTTATTATTCATAAATATATCCTTACTTTGACTGTAAAGCTCATCCATTGCAGCTTTACCAGCACCAGACACAGATTGATAAGTACAAACTACCACTCTTTTTATTTTAGCTACATCATGTAATGGTTTCAAAGCTACCAACATTTGAATAGTAGAACAATTTGGGTTTGCAATTATGTTTTTCTTTTTATATTGCAATATAGCCTCAGGATTTACTTCTGGCACTACTAACGGCACATCTTCATCCATACGAAAAAATGAAGTATTATCTATTACCACGCAACCAGCTTTAGCAGCCTTAGGTGCATATTCTTCAGATACTGCAGAACCTGGTGAAAATAATCCTATATCTGCTGTGCTAAAATCAAAATCATCAATCGCAATAACTTTGATTTTTTTTCGCCCAAATAAAACATCCTTGCCCCTAGAACGCTCTGACGCTAAAGGGTAAATTTCTCCTACTGGAAAATTACGCTCATAAAGTAAATTTAATAACTCCCTGCCAACATTACCAGTTGCACCAGCTATACAAATATTATATTTTTTATCCATTTTATACCTAATTATTTAAGCTATTTTCGCGTAATGCGCACTTGAATCTAGCTCTTCTTCTATTCTAATTAATTCATTATATTTAGCAGTACGATCAGATCTTGATAGTGAACCTGTTTTAATTTGTCCACAATTAGTTGCAACCGCAATATGGGCAATAATAGTGTCCTCTGTTTCACCAGATCTATGTGATAATACCGCACTATAACCAGCTTTATGCGCTATTTCAATTGCACTTAAAGTTTCACTTAAAGTACCTATCTGATTAACTTTTATCAAGATACTATTAGCCATAACTTGCTCTATACCCTTTTTTAAAATTTCTGGGTTAGTCACAAATAAATCATCTCCAACTAATTGGATTTTACTTCCTAATCTTTTTGTTATTTTCTGCCAGCCCTCATAATCATCTTCAGCCATCGCATCTTCTATAGAAAAAATAGGATATCTAGCTACTAAATCTTCGTAATATGTGATTAATTCGTCATTTGTTAAAATCTTACCCTCTCCAGCTAGATTATATTTACCAGCTTGATAAAATTCAGTAGAAGCTGCATCTAAAGCAATTGCAACCTCGCTGCCAGCTTTATAACCAGCTGAGTCGATAGCCTTTAATACATAATCTAACGCTTCATCAGTCGAAGCTAAATTTGGCGCAAAACCTCCCTCATCTCCTACCGCAGTATTGTGACCATCTGCTTTAAGTAATTTTTTTAAATGATGAAAGATTTCTGCACCAACTCTTATTGCATCACTAATTGAATGTGCCGCAATTGGCATAATCATAAATTCTTGGATATCAATCGGATTATCAGCATGAGCACCCCCATTTATAATATTCATCATAGGAACAGGCATTTTATTAGCTTGCTTACCTCCCAAATACTCATATAAAGGTTGTTTTTTGCTCGCACTACACGCTTTAGCATAAGCAAGAGAAACTCCCAATATGGCGTTTGCACCAATTCTACTTTTATTAGCTGTTGCATCTAAATCTATCAATTTCTGATCTAGTTGCTTTTGCTGATAAGCTGGAAAATCTTGCAATGCTTCTTGTAATTCATTATTTACATTTGCAACTGCCTGTAAAACTCCCTTACCTAAATATCTATTTTTATCTTCATCACGCAATTCACATGCCTCTAAACTTCCAGTAGATGCGCCACTTGGTACTGCCGCCCTACCAAAAGAACCATCCTTTAAATATAAATCTACTTCTACAGTTGGGTTACCCCTTGAATCTAAAATTTCTCTCGCTTTAATTTTTGCTATTTCTGTCATGTTATTATAAAGATTTAGTTATTTTATCAATTGCAGTTACTTGCTTTAAAAAATCATCCAATGATGCTAATTCTAGCATACATGGTCCATCACTTGGCGCATTATCTGGGTCTTCATGTATTTCCGTAAATAAACCTGCAACACCTACTGCTATTGCTGCTCTAGCCAAGGTTCTAACAAAATGTCTTTGCCCACCAGAGGCACCACCTAAACCACCCGGCTGTTGAACTGAATGGGTTGCATCAAAAATTACTGGATAACCAGTTTCGGCCATAATAGCTAAACTACGCATATCTGATACTAAATTATTATAACCAAAACTTGCGCCTCTTTCAGTTAGTAAAATGTTTTTATTACCAAAATGCTCCATTTTATTAACTACATTTTGCATGTCTTGTGGAGCCAAAAATTGACCTTTCTTAATATTTATTACTTTACCAGTTTCTGCTGCCGCCTTTAATAAATCAGTTTGACGACATAAAAATGCTGGAATCTGCAAAATATCAATTACATCATTACTACCCACCAATTTAGCCTGCTCTTCGCTGTGAATATCAGTTAAAATTGGTAAAGAAAATTTCTCTTTTATTTCCGCAAAAATTGGTAAAGCCTGCTTAAAGCCAATACCTCTTTTAGAAGACACACTTGAACGATTCGCCTTGTCAAAAGAGGATTTATATATAAGATTCACTCCATGTTTTGCACAGATTTTCTGCATCTCCTCAGCCAACATCAAAGCATGATCGCGCGACTCCATCTGGCATGGGCCCGCTATTAAAGTAAATTTTTCATGATTACTTAAACTATAATTTTTAACTTTAACTTTATACATAATTTACTTAAAATTTTGCTGCATTATAATAAATTAAGCTAGGATGTAAACATAATTAAGCAAGCTGAGCGAAATACAAAAATTGACTTTAGCTTACACTATATTAAAAGATAATTATGTGATTGTTTCTGTAGCTCAGTCGGATAGAGCACCAGATTCCTAATCTGGGGGTCAGAGGTTCGAATCCTCTCAGGAACACCACTAACTATCTAGCTCAGTTATTTTTGCTATTTTTAATTTTGCTTGTTCTAAATGCTGCTCCAAATATTTTTTTAAAGCTATGCCATATTCATAATTGGCAATTGAATTATCCAAGCTCGTATCACTATCTTCCATTAAAGAAACAATATCTTCTAATTTCTTTAAAGCATCCTCAAAGGATAAGTTCTTTATTTCTGCTATTTTAGCAGTTTTATTTGACATAATTGCTTGGCTTTTTTGTTATTAAGCTTAAATATAGTAAATTCTAATTGCTATTTCAACATATTATATGAAAAAATTACTCTTAATATTTTCTAGCTTTTTTTTATTAGCTAATAATGCCCCAGTTCAAGAACAAGAATTAATTGCACCAGAAATTAGCAGCGGTTTTTTCGCTAAAGAACAATTAGAAACTAAAGAATTTATGGTTGTTTCTGGACATATAGTT
This genomic stretch from Alphaproteobacteria bacterium harbors:
- a CDS encoding lytic murein transglycosylase translates to MQNKKLLLLSLILAFITACSNNNNNNFSKYKNKLQQQTIKLGYNVEFTNNIFSKIHFDDSYSFNDQKQFTKKQSFNQYYNNAVNNLRIKKAKNKLQEHHNLLNNIFTKYQVQPEYIIALFAIESNFGTKTGDFPVLNSLFNLAYEGRRRKFFEYEFFAALKLIKENKLNPNKYEGSWAGASGQCQFMPSTYLKYASDYNLDGKRDIWHDKEDVFASIANYLHQINWNPNLPFGYEIIASPELISYSKKIKNKKISLATLTKKFPINIIQKTKFNQIELTEKVNLITYDGRLFILFNNFHVIKEWNNSNYFALTIGLLAEKIK
- a CDS encoding septal ring lytic transglycosylase RlpA family protein, whose protein sequence is MIKIFLTIIILCSSNQLHAAYKGHFKIGKPYQIFDQWYYPEANVNYEEIGVASWYGPKFNRKKTANGEIFKKHHISAAHPTLPLPSIVEVLNLENGKTLIVRINDRGPFAKDRIIDLSEKAAKKLEFKEQGTTLVKVNFLKKETNELHQKLFGKIMLKSHPENIAENHSLSEANKL
- the bioD gene encoding dethiobiotin synthase; this translates as MQKYFITSTGTEIGKTYFICSLIKKLIAEKNTVKAIKPIITGLDFSELTNSDSAQILNSLGQKITKENILNISPFYYNVADSPDSAALIQAKNYLNYNKILDFCSSFLNNHNKDYALIEGIGGIMVPINQHKTILNLIKDLNIEIILVIGNYLGSRSHSLNVIELCQLHNIKIHKIMLNNFPNDLTNAQNIQKSLTNFYANQIDIFN
- a CDS encoding aspartate-semialdehyde dehydrogenase, which translates into the protein MDKKYNICIAGATGNVGRELLNLLYERNFPVGEIYPLASERSRGKDVLFGRKKIKVIAIDDFDFSTADIGLFSPGSAVSEEYAPKAAKAGCVVIDNTSFFRMDEDVPLVVPEVNPEAILQYKKKNIIANPNCSTIQMLVALKPLHDVAKIKRVVVCTYQSVSGAGKAAMDELYSQSKDIFMNNKRAPKQFTKQIAFNVIPHIDVFMDDGFTKEEWKMMHETKKILSDDIEVVATCVRCPIFVGHAEAIHVEFADEISLTQAYDAFESAEGIMLADRREDGGYITPVEVVKEDATYISRVRIDPTVKHGLAFWCVADNLRKGAALNTIQIAEKLIKNL
- the eno gene encoding phosphopyruvate hydratase; the protein is MTEIAKIKAREILDSRGNPTVEVDLYLKDGSFGRAAVPSGASTGSLEACELRDEDKNRYLGKGVLQAVANVNNELQEALQDFPAYQQKQLDQKLIDLDATANKSRIGANAILGVSLAYAKACSASKKQPLYEYLGGKQANKMPVPMMNIINGGAHADNPIDIQEFMIMPIAAHSISDAIRVGAEIFHHLKKLLKADGHNTAVGDEGGFAPNLASTDEALDYVLKAIDSAGYKAGSEVAIALDAASTEFYQAGKYNLAGEGKILTNDELITYYEDLVARYPIFSIEDAMAEDDYEGWQKITKRLGSKIQLVGDDLFVTNPEILKKGIEQVMANSILIKVNQIGTLSETLSAIEIAHKAGYSAVLSHRSGETEDTIIAHIAVATNCGQIKTGSLSRSDRTAKYNELIRIEEELDSSAHYAKIA
- the kdsA gene encoding 3-deoxy-8-phosphooctulonate synthase; amino-acid sequence: MYKVKVKNYSLSNHEKFTLIAGPCQMESRDHALMLAEEMQKICAKHGVNLIYKSSFDKANRSSVSSKRGIGFKQALPIFAEIKEKFSLPILTDIHSEEQAKLVGSNDVIDILQIPAFLCRQTDLLKAAAETGKVINIKKGQFLAPQDMQNVVNKMEHFGNKNILLTERGASFGYNNLVSDMRSLAIMAETGYPVIFDATHSVQQPGGLGGASGGQRHFVRTLARAAIAVGVAGLFTEIHEDPDNAPSDGPCMLELASLDDFLKQVTAIDKITKSL
- a CDS encoding exodeoxyribonuclease VII small subunit translates to MSNKTAKIAEIKNLSFEDALKKLEDIVSLMEDSDTSLDNSIANYEYGIALKKYLEQHLEQAKLKIAKITELDS